DNA sequence from the Pirellulales bacterium genome:
TGGTGCGAAGCTGGTCGCCCGTCACAAAATCCCAGACCTTGACCACGTTGTCGGCGCCGCAGCTTGCCAGCACCTTGCCGTCCGCCCGCCAGCGAACGATCCAAGGGCTTGCGGAAATGGACCAGTCTCGTTTGCGGTTTGAGGTTTTTAAGGGGGAAGTTCCTGGGCTTGTTCCAGGCGAGGTCATCATCCGGGACGGCGACGAGTTTCATGGATTTCGGCGTGTCGAAGGTGAGGACGTGCATATTTACGACCTCGAGCACGCCACAGGAGTCCGCGGTGACGTAGCGTTTGATCCGAGGGTGCTGGGGCTCTCAGATTTTTTGCCGGCCAACCTGACGGTGAAGGACTGCTTGTGGTACCATACGGGCGAAGCTCTCAGTGTCGTCGGGAGCGACCAGATCCGTGGCCACGACGTTTGGCGTGTCAAATCCGAGCGCGACGATGGGGATGTCGCTGAGTATTGGATCGAGGAGCCGTCCTTTCGCGTTCACCGAAAAACGATGAGCGGCGCCGGCTACCACATCGACGTCGCGTCCGAGTTCTCGGGTGGGGAACCGAGTTGGCCGTTCCCCAGCCGCGTGACCGCAAGGCGCGAAGCGATGCCATCGGGACTTGAGAGAACTTATGTGGTCAAGAATTTTGAGGCGCCTGCCACGATTTCGCCGGATCGCTTCACGTTGAAATCGATGGACCTGCCGATCAACACGCCAGCAGTCGATTATCGAATCAACCGCATCGTGGGCTATTGGAACGGGGAAGGATTGCAGGAGAAGCCAGTGCGTCCCAAGCGCATGCCAGCCGGAAAGACGCCAGAATCGCAATGGGGCACGCGATTTGTATGGTGTGAATCCGCCCTTGATGCGCGCGGTGGCGACGCTGCCCATCGTTTTCATGCCGCACGAGCCGATTTGGGGCGATTTTGAGCGCGCACCCCAACCACGGCCGGAGTTCGTGCTCGGCGAACAGTTCGTCGAGTCGCATCCCGAGCGCTGGCGCCAGCTCCTCATCGCCGCGCGCTGGGCCATTCTACCGTTCACCGTCATGGGCGGTCTCGTCTGTTACCTTTGGGCCAGGGATCTCTTCGGCCGCAAAGCGGGGCTGACCGCGCTGTGCCTCTGGTGCTTTTGCCCCAACATCCTCACTTGGTCGTCGCTCGTCTGCACGGACGGCGCCGCCGCGGCGATGGGCGCCGCCGCCGGATACACTTTCTGGCGTTGGTTGCGGCTGCCTACGTGGCGACGCGCCATGCTCGCGGGTTTGTTCATGGGGCTGGCGTTACTGTCGAAGATGACATGGCTTGTACTCTTCACAGTCTGGCCCGCCGTTTGGACGGTGTGGAGAGGCGGCGGTCGAAGTGCCGCCGCGGCGGAAAAGCCCGGCGCCGCCCGCCTGGCCGCGGTTTTGCTTATCGGCGTTTACGTCGTGAATCTCGGCTACGCCTTCGATGGCGCGATGACGCCGCTTGGCCGGTTCCAGTTTGCCCGCCGCCTCTTTGGCGGCGGAGGCAGTCCCGATGGCGCAAGTATGCCCGCTCTACGTCTCCCACTCGACTGGCTACGTTGGCTGCCGGTGCCGCTGCCCGCGGAATTCGTCCGCGGCGTCGACCTGCAACGCGCGGACTTCGAAAAGGGCTTGCCGTCTTATCTGCTCGGCGAATGGTCGGACCACGGCTGGTGGTACTATTATCTCGTTGGCCTGGCCATCAAGGTTCCTTTAGGGACGTGGTGCCTCGGCCTGTTGACCTCGTTGGCTCTGCTACGGCGCTGGTGGCCACGGAATCGCTTACGCTCTACCCCTTCACGGCAAAACGCGGGTGCGCCGGGCGCCTTCGATGACTTCGCGGTTCTCGCACCGGCCGTCGCCGTGCTGGCGCTCGTGAGCTCCCAAAGCGGGTTCAGCGGTCATTTCCGCTACGCCCTGCCCGCTTTCCCGTTCGCGTTCGTTTGGATCAGCCAATCGGCGAATCAGGCGGGCTGGAAAAAGCCCTGGCGGTCGGCAGTCGTGCTTGGCGCGGTGTTATGGTCGATGGCGAGCAGCTTGGCGGTGTTCCCGCACACGATGTCGTACTTCAATGAGGTCGTCGGCGGCCCGGCCAACGGCCATCGCTACATGCTCGGTTCGAGTCTAAGCTGGTCGCAAGAGTACTTTTACGTTCGCCGCTGGCTCTGCGGCCATGCGGATGCCGACTCGCCCTACACGTTGCTGGAGCGCTCCATATCGCTGGAGCGCCTCGGCCTTCGCAGTCGCGGCGAGCCGCCGCCCGGCACGGCCGCTGAAGCCAGGAGGCGCGGCCTAAGCATCGACGCCAACGGTCCCGTGCCCGGCTGGCACGTCGTCAGCCTCCAGCGACTGCACGACCCCAGCGGCGCGTATCTCTATTTCGAGCGATTCCAGCCGGTCGCGACAATCGGGTACTCGACGCGCGTCTATCAGATTGAGCTGTCGGAGGCGAATCGGGTGCGCCGGACGATGGGATTGCCGCAAATCATGGGGCCGAATCTGTCGTCCGCGAAGCTGCTTGAGGAGATGGCGGCGGCGCGATCTTCGCGCCGTCCAGTGAAGGTGGCCTTGTTCGCCCCGGCGCACGACACGCGCACGCCCGCGCGCGAACGAGCGACGGGGATCATTGTCGCGGACGGCGCCGGCTTATCATCGATCGCGGTCACGGAACACGATCTTCGCGGCGGTTGCCTTGAAAGGTATGACGTGCTCTTGATAGGCGGCGGCCAGGCGAGCGTCCAGGGTGGCGCCTTGGGGACCGCTGGACGAGCGGCCGTGCGAGAGTTTGTGCGTCGTGGCGGCGGTTACGTGGGCGTCTGCGCCGGCGCGCATCTGGCGGGCGTGAACCACGAATGAGGCTTGAAACTCGTCAACGCGCGGCCAATGGCCGGGCAAAGGTTCGTGCCTGGCCAGGGGCAGGTGAGCGCGTCGTATCGCGGCCGGGGTCCCGTCTCGCTTGAATTGAGCGAGGCGGGCCATCGACTTTTCCGGGGTCCCTTGTCGCGGCTTCAAATGGACTACGCGGGCGGCCCGGTGTTCTCTCGCGCCAACGAGCCGACCCTGCCCGACTACGTAGCACTCGCCAGTTTTCGCTCGGAAGTCTGGTTATATCCGTTTCAAAGAGGCACGATGGTCGACGCCCCGGCCGTATTGGCCTCGCAATTCGGGCAAGGAAAGATCGTTTTGTTCAGCCCTCACCCCGAATCCGATGCGCTGGGCCAAGCTGTCCTCGCCGAGGCCATCCGCGCTTGCGCGCAGAGAACTCCTTCTGGGCCGAGATGCCTGCTTCCAACTCCCGCGGCGGCGCGTTAGATTGCATCCAGCATCTCGGCCACTTCAAAGGTTTCGGAGGCGTTTGCCATGAGCAAAGGACATCTGTTCATTGCGGCCGCGGTCCTCTCCGCCATCGGCGGGCTGATTTTCGCAAGTTGGCGGACAGGCGGCCAGTCCGTGGCCAAGGCCCGCCAACCGATGAAGCCGGCCGCGATGAAACATACCGCGC
Encoded proteins:
- a CDS encoding glycosyltransferase family 39 protein; this encodes MRAVATLPIVFMPHEPIWGDFERAPQPRPEFVLGEQFVESHPERWRQLLIAARWAILPFTVMGGLVCYLWARDLFGRKAGLTALCLWCFCPNILTWSSLVCTDGAAAAMGAAAGYTFWRWLRLPTWRRAMLAGLFMGLALLSKMTWLVLFTVWPAVWTVWRGGGRSAAAAEKPGAARLAAVLLIGVYVVNLGYAFDGAMTPLGRFQFARRLFGGGGSPDGASMPALRLPLDWLRWLPVPLPAEFVRGVDLQRADFEKGLPSYLLGEWSDHGWWYYYLVGLAIKVPLGTWCLGLLTSLALLRRWWPRNRLRSTPSRQNAGAPGAFDDFAVLAPAVAVLALVSSQSGFSGHFRYALPAFPFAFVWISQSANQAGWKKPWRSAVVLGAVLWSMASSLAVFPHTMSYFNEVVGGPANGHRYMLGSSLSWSQEYFYVRRWLCGHADADSPYTLLERSISLERLGLRSRGEPPPGTAAEARRRGLSIDANGPVPGWHVVSLQRLHDPSGAYLYFERFQPVATIGYSTRVYQIELSEANRVRRTMGLPQIMGPNLSSAKLLEEMAAARSSRRPVKVALFAPAHDTRTPARERATGIIVADGAGLSSIAVTEHDLRGGCLERYDVLLIGGGQASVQGGALGTAGRAAVREFVRRGGGYVGVCAGAHLAGVNHE